In one Salvelinus sp. IW2-2015 linkage group LG26, ASM291031v2, whole genome shotgun sequence genomic region, the following are encoded:
- the uri1 gene encoding unconventional prefoldin RPB5 interactor 1 — protein sequence MAERNKRNIEVLQGVDRLRVEHKKVVKGCEVQIQHWEKVKGDYEALEDQLKTLPDEVSYDIMVPFGPLAFMPGKLVHTNEITVLLGDNWFAKCSAKQAQKLLEHRKKYVRSALDDLHKTTKNFEARVGFTEDLEKLSGAKGDYVDIREEVRSIEEFVSKGKQRVALKPHSKPKMEAIVKMEGGGEGDGGSRRGVLSEEELWARLDELEAKEKLEEEHDRHFGIADTNGNDDTTSSSSEEEKEGDGGGHHRVNGHDEGSEGKMTVPHNSGQVNGTTRDREEEEDKGEEEEGNGLPTIYFSHTVEPKKVRINTGKNTMLKFSELKEQKQQAKRKKKNGTSNGHSHHGLHNITTPTDIYKLFVDVKNGEPIPRKSILKSRSRENSGCSDTSESSAADFEERRTFGRTLSHDENTCSDTSDGITEEDSPTGNPLHPIRRFEAFSCTVVEKEPIPSSIPHLTIAPPALPTIPERKLEEVAPEAPREAPKRVSKFKAARLQQK from the exons ATGGCtgagagaaataaaaggaacataGAGGTCCTACAAGGAGTTGACAGACTTCGAGTGGAGCATAAGAAG GTGGTGAAAGGCTGTGAAGTTCAGATCCAGCACTG GGAGAAGGTAAAAGGTGACTATGAAGCCCTTGAGGATCAACTCAAAACTCTTCCAGATGAGGTGTCCTATGACATCATG GTGCCATTTGGCCCTTTGGCATTCATGCCTGGGAAGCTGGTCCATACCAATGAGATCACTGTGCTACTGGGAGACAACTGGTTTGCCAAGTGCTCTGCCAAGCAGGCCCAGAAACTCTTGGAGCACAGGAAGAAAT atgTAAGGAGTGCGCTGGATGACTTGCACAAGACGACGAAGAACTTTGAAGCCAGAGTTGGGTTCACAGAGGATCTAGAAAAACTCTCAGGC GCTAAAGGGGACTATGTGGACATCAGAGAAGAGGTTAGAAGTATTGAAGAATTTGTGAGCAAAGGAAAGCAGCGTGTGGCCCTTAAGCCCCACTCTAAGCCCAAAATGGAGGCTATTGTGAAGAtggagggtggtggagagggagatggagggagtaggagaggagTGCTGTCTGAGGAGGAGCTGTGGGCCAGACTGGATGAGCTGGAAGCAAAGGAGAAGCTTGAGGAGGAGCATGACCG ACACTTTGGAATTGCAGACACCAACGGCAATGATGACACAACATCCTCTTCCtctgaggaagagaaggagggagatggtGGCGGCCATCATCGCGTCAACGGACATGACGAGGGGAGTGAAGGCAAGATGACTGTGCCTCACAACAGTGGCCAAGTTAACGGTACAACcagggacagggaggaggaggaagacaagggtgaggaggaggaaggcaaCGGTTTGCCTACCATCTATTTCTCTCATACGGTGGAACCCAAGAAG GTGAGGATAAACACAGGGAAGAACACCATGTTGAAGTTCAGTGAGCTGAAAGAACAGAAGCAGCAAGCCAAGAGGAAAAAGAAGAACGGCACCAGCAATGGTCACTCTCACCACGGGCTCCACAACATCACCACGCCCACAGACATCTACAA GTTGTTTGTGGATGTGAAGAATGGCGAGCCCATCCCCAGGAAGTCCATCCTAAAGTCccggagcagagagaacagcggGTGTAGCGACACCAGCGAGAGCAGCGCTGCCGACTTCGAAGAGCGCAGGACGTTCGGACGCACCCTGAGCCACGACGAGAACACGTGCAGTGACACCAGCGATGGCATCACCGAGGAGGACAGCCCCACCGGGAACCCTCTACACCCCATCAGACGCTTCGAG GCCTTTTCATGCACAGTGGTGGAGAAGGAGCCTATTCCCTCGTCGATCCCCCACCTAACCATCGCCCCTCCAGCTCTGCCCACTATCCCAGAGCGGAAGCTGGAGGAGGTAGCTCCCGAAGCACCCCGGGAGGCCCCTAAGCGGGTGTCCAAGTTCAAAGCTGCCCGGCTGCAGCAGAAGTGA